The following coding sequences are from one Streptomyces sp. NBC_00536 window:
- a CDS encoding GNAT family N-acetyltransferase: MSDDPVILRPVVEDDLSVLERFLTDPEATGPFQWLGWSDPGRWRRRWAQDGLLSDDGGQLMVVTGADRLGFVAWRKVVTSRSSYCWNIGTQLLPGGRGRGVGTQAQRLLARYLFAHTPVVRLEADTETENIAEQRALEKSGFAREGVLRSTVFRDGQWRDVVRYSMLRDDIASDGAPEQSSTRGGQPA; this comes from the coding sequence ATGAGCGACGATCCCGTGATACTGCGTCCAGTGGTCGAGGATGACCTGTCGGTGCTTGAGCGGTTTCTGACGGATCCGGAGGCGACCGGGCCGTTCCAATGGCTGGGTTGGTCGGATCCGGGGCGCTGGCGACGCCGCTGGGCGCAGGATGGCTTGCTGAGCGATGACGGCGGCCAGCTGATGGTGGTGACCGGCGCCGACCGGCTCGGCTTCGTGGCATGGCGCAAGGTCGTGACCTCGCGGAGCTCGTACTGCTGGAATATCGGGACCCAGTTGCTGCCGGGTGGTCGGGGCCGTGGCGTCGGCACGCAGGCACAGCGGTTGCTGGCGCGCTATCTGTTCGCGCACACTCCCGTGGTCAGACTCGAGGCGGACACCGAGACGGAGAACATCGCCGAGCAGCGCGCACTGGAGAAGTCCGGCTTCGCCCGCGAGGGCGTGCTGCGCAGCACCGTTTTTCGGGACGGGCAGTGGCGGGACGTCGTGCGCTACAGCATGCTCCGCGACGACATCGCCTCGGACGGGGCCCCGGAACAGTCCAGCACCAGAGGCGGGCAACCGGCCTGA
- a CDS encoding VOC family protein, giving the protein MSTIKQFQVTFDCAEPARLAAFWCEVLGYVVPAVPEGFATWEEYHHSLPPEDEVYFACADPSGVGPRVLFQRVPEGKAVKNRVHLDVRVGTGLVGDERLATLEAECARLMALGAKHVLTQRADGVNESCITMQDIEGNEFCLD; this is encoded by the coding sequence ATGTCAACGATCAAGCAGTTCCAAGTGACCTTCGACTGCGCGGAACCCGCGCGCCTCGCCGCCTTCTGGTGCGAGGTGCTGGGGTACGTCGTACCGGCAGTCCCGGAGGGCTTTGCCACGTGGGAGGAGTACCACCACTCGCTGCCGCCTGAGGACGAGGTCTACTTCGCGTGCGCTGATCCCTCGGGTGTGGGCCCGCGCGTGCTCTTCCAGCGAGTTCCCGAAGGCAAGGCCGTCAAGAACCGGGTGCATCTCGATGTGCGGGTCGGCACAGGGCTCGTGGGCGACGAGCGCCTGGCCACACTTGAGGCCGAATGCGCACGGCTGATGGCGCTCGGCGCGAAACACGTGCTGACGCAGCGCGCCGATGGCGTCAACGAGTCGTGCATCACGATGCAGGACATCGAGGGCAACGAGTTCTGCCTCGACTGA
- the mfd gene encoding transcription-repair coupling factor yields the protein MSLYGLLDAVTRDPALSEAVQAAADGNRMHVDLVGPAAARPFAIAALARKTERTVLAVTATGREAEDLAAALRSLMPPEQASTVVDYPSWETLPHERLSPRSDTVGRRLAVLRRLAHPSKDDPAAGPVSIVVAPIRSVLQPQVKGLGDLVPVALRGGESADLGEVTEALAAAAYARVELVEKRGEFAVRGGILDVFPPTEEHPLRVEFWGDEVEEIRYFKVADQRSLEIAEHGLWAPPCRELLLTDEVRERAAALAVEHPELGELLHKIAEGIAVEGMESLAPVLVDDMELLLDVLPAGAMAVVCDPERVRTRAADLVATSQEFLQASWAATAGGGEAPIDLNAASLWGIADVRDRARELGTMWWSVSPFAADADLGDDTLTLGMHAPEAYRGDTARALADTKGWIADGWHTVYVTEGHGPAARTVEVLGGEGIAARLEADLAQLEPSLVHVACGSLDNGFIDPALKIAVLTETDLTGQRTATKDLGRMPTRRRKTIDPLTLQAGDYIVHEQHGVGRYVEMVQRTVQGATREYLLVEYAPAKRGQPGDRLYIPTDQLEQVTKYVGGEAPTLHRLGGADWTKTKAKAKKAVKEIAADLIKLYSARMAAPGHTFGPDTPWQRELEDAFPYAETPDQLTTIAEVKEDMEKSVPMDRLICGDVGYGKTEIAVRAAFKAVQDGKQVAVLVPTTLLVQQHFGTFSERYSQFPVKVRALSRFQSDTEAKATLEGLKEGSVDIVIGTHRLFSQETKFKDLGLVIVDEEQRFGVEHKEQLKKLRANVDVLTMSATPIPRTLEMAVTGIREMSTITTPPEERHPVLTFVGPYETKQIGAAIRRELLREGQVFYIHNRVESIDRAAAKLREIVPEARIATAHGQMGESQLEQVVVDFWEKKFDVLVSTTIVESGIDISNANTLIVERGDNFGLSQLHQLRGRVGRGRERGYAYFLYPPEKPLTETAHERLATIAQHTEMGAGMYVAMKDLEIRGAGNLLGGEQSGHIAGVGFDLYIRMVGEAVADFRSLVEGGEEEEAPLDVKIELPVDAHVPHDYAPGEGLRLQAYRSIAAASSEADIKAVREELTDRYGKLPEPVENLLLVAGLRMLARACGVGDITLAGTNIRFGPVELRESQELRLKRLYPGTVLKPATSQILIPRPKTARVGGKPLVGRELLAWTGEFLTTILGS from the coding sequence ATGAGCCTGTACGGACTGCTCGACGCCGTCACCCGGGATCCCGCGCTCAGCGAGGCGGTCCAGGCGGCCGCGGACGGTAACCGGATGCACGTCGACCTCGTCGGTCCGGCGGCGGCGCGGCCCTTCGCCATCGCCGCGCTGGCCCGTAAGACGGAGCGGACCGTGCTCGCGGTCACCGCGACCGGGCGCGAGGCCGAGGACCTGGCGGCGGCGCTGCGTTCGCTGATGCCGCCCGAGCAGGCGAGCACCGTCGTGGACTACCCGTCCTGGGAGACCCTGCCGCACGAGCGGCTCTCGCCCCGCAGCGACACCGTCGGCCGCCGCCTCGCCGTGCTGCGCCGGCTCGCGCACCCGAGCAAGGACGACCCGGCCGCCGGGCCCGTCTCCATCGTCGTCGCGCCCATCCGCTCCGTGCTCCAGCCGCAGGTCAAGGGGCTGGGGGACCTGGTGCCGGTGGCCCTGCGCGGTGGCGAGAGCGCCGACCTCGGCGAGGTCACCGAGGCGCTCGCCGCGGCCGCGTACGCCCGGGTGGAGCTGGTGGAGAAGCGCGGCGAGTTCGCCGTCCGCGGCGGCATCCTGGACGTGTTCCCGCCCACCGAGGAACACCCGCTGCGCGTGGAGTTCTGGGGCGACGAGGTCGAGGAGATCCGTTACTTCAAGGTCGCCGACCAGCGGTCCCTGGAGATCGCCGAGCACGGGCTGTGGGCCCCGCCGTGCCGGGAACTGCTGCTCACCGACGAGGTGCGCGAGCGCGCCGCCGCGCTCGCCGTGGAGCACCCCGAGCTGGGCGAGCTGCTCCACAAGATCGCCGAGGGGATCGCGGTCGAGGGCATGGAGTCCCTCGCCCCGGTCCTGGTCGACGACATGGAACTGCTGCTGGACGTGCTGCCCGCCGGGGCGATGGCCGTGGTGTGCGACCCGGAGCGGGTCCGTACCCGGGCCGCCGACCTGGTCGCCACCAGCCAGGAGTTCCTCCAGGCGTCCTGGGCGGCGACCGCGGGCGGCGGAGAGGCCCCGATCGACCTGAACGCGGCCTCCCTCTGGGGGATCGCGGACGTACGCGACCGGGCCCGCGAGCTGGGCACCATGTGGTGGTCCGTCTCGCCCTTCGCGGCGGACGCGGACCTGGGGGACGACACGCTCACCCTGGGCATGCACGCCCCCGAGGCCTACCGCGGCGACACCGCCCGGGCGCTGGCCGACACCAAGGGCTGGATCGCCGACGGCTGGCACACCGTCTACGTCACCGAGGGCCACGGCCCGGCCGCCCGCACCGTCGAGGTGCTCGGCGGCGAGGGCATCGCGGCCCGCCTGGAGGCCGACCTCGCGCAGCTCGAACCCTCCCTGGTCCATGTCGCCTGCGGCTCCCTCGACAACGGGTTCATCGACCCCGCCCTCAAGATCGCCGTCCTCACCGAGACCGACCTGACCGGGCAGCGCACCGCCACCAAGGACCTCGGCCGGATGCCGACCCGGCGCCGCAAGACCATCGACCCGCTGACCCTCCAGGCCGGCGACTACATCGTGCACGAGCAGCACGGCGTCGGCCGCTACGTCGAGATGGTCCAGCGCACCGTGCAGGGCGCCACCCGCGAGTACCTCCTCGTCGAGTACGCCCCCGCCAAGCGCGGCCAGCCCGGCGACCGCCTCTACATCCCCACCGACCAGCTGGAACAGGTCACCAAGTACGTCGGCGGCGAGGCTCCGACCCTGCACCGGCTCGGCGGCGCCGACTGGACCAAGACCAAGGCGAAGGCGAAGAAGGCGGTCAAGGAGATCGCCGCCGACCTGATCAAGCTGTACAGCGCGCGGATGGCGGCCCCCGGCCACACCTTCGGCCCCGACACGCCCTGGCAGCGGGAGCTGGAGGACGCGTTCCCGTACGCGGAGACGCCCGACCAGCTGACCACGATCGCCGAGGTCAAGGAGGACATGGAGAAGTCGGTCCCGATGGACCGGCTGATCTGCGGCGACGTCGGCTACGGCAAGACCGAGATCGCGGTCCGCGCCGCCTTCAAGGCAGTCCAGGACGGCAAGCAGGTCGCCGTCCTCGTCCCGACCACCCTGCTCGTGCAGCAGCACTTCGGCACCTTCTCCGAGCGCTACTCCCAGTTCCCCGTCAAGGTGCGGGCGCTGTCCCGCTTCCAGAGCGACACCGAGGCGAAGGCCACCCTGGAGGGTCTCAAGGAGGGCTCGGTGGACATCGTCATCGGTACCCACCGCCTGTTCTCGCAGGAGACCAAGTTCAAGGACCTGGGTCTGGTCATCGTCGACGAGGAGCAGCGCTTCGGCGTCGAGCACAAGGAGCAGCTGAAGAAGCTGCGCGCCAACGTCGACGTGCTGACGATGTCCGCGACCCCGATCCCGCGCACCCTGGAGATGGCGGTCACCGGCATCCGCGAGATGTCGACGATCACCACCCCGCCGGAGGAGCGGCACCCGGTGCTGACCTTCGTCGGACCGTACGAGACGAAGCAGATCGGCGCCGCGATCCGCCGCGAACTCCTGCGCGAGGGCCAGGTCTTCTACATCCACAACCGGGTCGAGTCCATCGACCGGGCCGCCGCCAAGCTGCGCGAGATCGTGCCCGAGGCGCGGATCGCGACCGCGCACGGACAGATGGGCGAGAGCCAGCTGGAGCAGGTCGTCGTCGACTTCTGGGAGAAGAAGTTCGACGTCCTCGTCTCCACGACGATCGTCGAGTCCGGCATCGACATCTCCAACGCCAACACCCTGATCGTCGAGCGCGGCGACAACTTCGGCCTCTCGCAGCTGCACCAGCTGCGCGGCCGCGTCGGCCGTGGCCGCGAGCGCGGTTACGCCTACTTCCTGTACCCGCCGGAGAAGCCGCTGACCGAGACCGCGCACGAGCGGCTCGCGACGATCGCCCAGCACACCGAGATGGGCGCGGGCATGTACGTCGCCATGAAGGACCTGGAGATCCGCGGCGCGGGCAATCTGCTCGGCGGCGAGCAGTCCGGTCACATCGCGGGCGTCGGCTTCGACCTGTACATCCGGATGGTCGGCGAAGCCGTCGCCGACTTCCGGTCCCTGGTCGAGGGCGGCGAGGAGGAAGAGGCGCCGCTCGACGTCAAGATCGAGCTGCCGGTCGACGCGCACGTCCCGCACGACTACGCCCCGGGCGAGGGCCTGCGCCTGCAGGCCTACCGCTCGATCGCCGCCGCCAGCTCGGAGGCCGACATCAAGGCGGTACGGGAGGAACTCACCGACCGCTACGGCAAGTTGCCGGAACCGGTGGAGAACCTGCTGCTGGTGGCCGGGCTGCGGATGCTGGCCCGCGCCTGTGGGGTCGGTGACATCACCCTGGCGGGCACCAACATCCGCTTCGGCCCGGTGGAGCTGCGCGAATCGCAGGAACTGCGGCTCAAGCGGCTCTACCCGGGCACGGTCCTCAAGCCGGCCACCTCACAGATCCTGATCCCCCGCCCGAAGACCGCCCGGGTCGGCGGCAAGCCCCTGGTCGGGCGGGAACTCCTCGCCTGGACGGGGGAGTTCCTCACCACGATCCTGGGCTCGTGA
- a CDS encoding ABC transporter permease, producing the protein MTVLKTSLRNFAAHKGRMALSAIAVLLSVAFVSGTLVFTDTMNTTFDKLFAVTSANVTVSPKESGDGGGESQQRGRPEALAGSVVDQVKKAEGVKSAEGGVVSTAVTVVNAKNENMGSTTGAPTIAGSWNDNELKSMKITSGHAPRGPTEVMVDADTAKKHHLALGDELRTIALSGDLRAKISGIATFTVTNPGAAIVYFDTVTAQQGLIGTPGAFTHINVTAKDGVSDDQLKKNIATAVGAGTYKLQTAKESADAGRKDVGSFLDVMKYAMLAFAGIAFLVGIFLIFNTFSMLVAQRTREIGLMRAIGADRSQINRSVLIEALLLGVVGSVFGVGAGVGLAVGLMKLMGAVGMHLSTDDLTVLWTTPVLGILLGVVVTVVSAYLPARRAGKVSPMAALRDAGTPGDRKAGVVRAVIGLVLTGIGGAALFAAAGADKAATGSLWLGLGVVLSLIGFIVIGPLLAGVVVRVLSGPVLRPFGSVGRLAERNALRNPRRTGATAAALMIGLALVACLSVVGSSMVASATDELDRSVGADFIIQSQNGQPVLPQAEKALRSVPDIDHVTSYKILDAKITTPDGKAEDKTLSAADPTYAEDLRKKTVSGDLKAAYGKNAMSVGEGYAKDHGVKLGDELTVAFKEGSAAKLKVAAITSDAGTIDKGAMYTAVTTAAQYVPADKMPQNLIMFAKAKDGKQQAAYTAMKDAMAAYPQYDVRNQTDFKKSLKDQVGQLLNIVYGLLALAIIVAVLGVVNTLALSVVERTREIGLMRAIGLSRRQLRRMIRLESVVIALFGALLGLGLGMGWGVAGQQLLALQGLKVLEIPWPTILGVFAGSAFVGLFAALVPAFRAGRMNILNAIGSE; encoded by the coding sequence ATGACCGTCCTGAAGACCTCGCTGCGCAACTTCGCCGCGCACAAGGGCCGGATGGCGCTCTCGGCGATAGCCGTGCTGCTCTCCGTCGCCTTCGTCAGCGGCACACTCGTCTTCACCGACACCATGAACACGACCTTCGACAAGCTGTTCGCGGTGACCAGCGCCAATGTCACCGTCAGCCCGAAGGAGTCCGGGGACGGCGGCGGGGAGAGCCAGCAGCGCGGCCGCCCCGAGGCGCTGGCCGGTTCGGTGGTCGACCAGGTCAAGAAGGCGGAGGGCGTCAAGTCCGCCGAGGGCGGCGTCGTCTCGACGGCCGTGACCGTGGTCAACGCCAAGAACGAGAACATGGGCTCGACGACCGGCGCCCCGACCATCGCGGGCAGCTGGAACGACAACGAGCTCAAGTCCATGAAGATCACCTCCGGGCACGCGCCGCGCGGGCCCACCGAGGTGATGGTCGACGCCGACACGGCGAAGAAGCACCACCTGGCCCTCGGGGACGAGCTGCGCACCATCGCCCTCAGCGGCGACCTGCGCGCGAAGATCAGCGGTATCGCCACCTTCACGGTGACCAACCCGGGCGCGGCGATCGTCTACTTCGACACCGTCACCGCCCAGCAGGGACTGATCGGCACCCCGGGCGCCTTCACCCACATCAACGTCACCGCCAAGGACGGCGTGAGTGACGACCAGCTGAAGAAGAACATCGCCACCGCCGTCGGCGCGGGCACCTACAAGCTGCAGACCGCCAAGGAGTCCGCGGACGCGGGCCGCAAGGACGTCGGTTCCTTCCTCGACGTCATGAAGTACGCGATGCTCGCCTTCGCCGGGATCGCGTTCCTCGTCGGCATCTTCCTGATCTTCAACACCTTCTCGATGCTGGTCGCCCAGCGCACCCGCGAGATCGGCCTGATGCGTGCCATCGGCGCCGACCGCTCGCAGATCAACCGCTCCGTCCTGATCGAGGCACTGCTGCTCGGTGTGGTCGGCTCGGTGTTCGGCGTCGGCGCGGGCGTCGGCCTGGCCGTCGGCCTGATGAAGCTCATGGGCGCGGTGGGCATGCACCTGTCCACCGATGACCTGACCGTGCTGTGGACCACCCCGGTCCTCGGCATCCTGCTCGGGGTCGTCGTCACCGTCGTCTCCGCCTACCTCCCGGCCCGCCGCGCGGGCAAGGTCTCCCCGATGGCCGCCCTGCGCGACGCCGGCACCCCCGGCGACCGCAAGGCGGGCGTGGTCCGCGCCGTCATCGGCCTGGTCCTCACGGGCATCGGCGGCGCCGCCCTGTTCGCCGCCGCGGGCGCCGACAAGGCGGCCACCGGATCGCTGTGGCTCGGCCTCGGCGTGGTCCTCAGCCTGATCGGCTTCATCGTGATCGGCCCGCTGCTGGCGGGCGTCGTGGTCCGGGTGCTCTCCGGCCCGGTGCTGCGGCCCTTCGGTTCGGTCGGCCGGCTCGCCGAGCGCAACGCGCTGCGCAACCCGCGGCGTACGGGCGCCACCGCGGCCGCGCTGATGATCGGCCTGGCCCTGGTCGCCTGCCTGTCGGTGGTCGGCTCCTCGATGGTGGCCTCCGCCACCGACGAACTCGACCGCTCGGTCGGCGCGGACTTCATCATCCAGTCGCAGAACGGCCAGCCGGTGCTCCCGCAGGCCGAGAAGGCGCTGCGGTCCGTCCCCGACATCGACCACGTGACCTCGTACAAGATCCTCGACGCGAAGATCACCACCCCGGACGGCAAGGCCGAGGACAAGACCCTGTCCGCCGCGGATCCGACGTACGCCGAGGACCTGCGCAAGAAGACCGTCTCCGGTGACCTCAAGGCCGCGTACGGCAAGAACGCGATGTCGGTCGGCGAGGGCTATGCGAAGGACCACGGCGTCAAACTCGGTGACGAGCTGACGGTCGCCTTCAAGGAGGGGTCCGCCGCCAAGCTGAAGGTCGCGGCGATCACCTCGGACGCCGGCACCATCGACAAGGGCGCGATGTACACGGCCGTCACGACGGCCGCGCAGTACGTCCCGGCCGACAAGATGCCGCAGAACCTGATCATGTTCGCCAAGGCCAAGGACGGCAAGCAGCAGGCCGCCTACACGGCGATGAAGGACGCGATGGCCGCGTACCCCCAGTACGACGTGCGCAACCAGACCGACTTCAAGAAGAGCCTCAAGGACCAGGTCGGTCAGCTGCTCAACATCGTCTACGGCCTGCTCGCCCTAGCGATCATCGTGGCGGTCCTGGGCGTCGTGAACACCCTCGCCCTCTCGGTGGTCGAGCGGACCCGCGAGATCGGCCTGATGCGCGCCATCGGTCTCTCCCGCCGCCAGCTGCGCCGCATGATCCGCCTGGAGTCGGTGGTCATCGCCCTCTTCGGCGCCCTGCTCGGCCTCGGCCTGGGCATGGGCTGGGGCGTCGCCGGCCAGCAACTGCTGGCCCTCCAGGGCCTGAAGGTCCTGGAGATCCCGTGGCCGACGATCCTCGGCGTCTTCGCCGGATCGGCCTTCGTGGGCCTCTTCGCCGCCCTGGTCCCGGCCTTCCGCGCGGGCCGGATGAACATCCTGAACGCCATCGGCAGCGAGTAG
- a CDS encoding ABC transporter ATP-binding protein: protein MTDTRHGGAGGHVAVAARARQVVKAYGTGETRVVALDGVDVDIHRSRFTAIMGPSGSGKSTLMHCLAGLDTVSSGQIHLADTEITGLKDKKLTQLRRDRIGFIFQAFNLLPTLNALENITLPMDIAGRKPDAEWLNRVVETVGLAGRLKHRPTQLSGGQQQRVAVARALAARPEIIFGDEPTGNLDSRAGAEVLGFLRRSVDELGQTIVMVTHDPVAASYADRVLYLADGRIVDEMFDPTAELVLDRMKDFDARGRTS from the coding sequence ATGACCGATACCCGGCACGGGGGCGCTGGAGGGCATGTGGCCGTCGCGGCGCGAGCGCGGCAGGTTGTCAAGGCCTACGGCACGGGCGAGACCCGTGTGGTGGCCCTCGACGGCGTCGACGTGGACATCCACCGCAGCCGTTTCACCGCGATCATGGGGCCGTCCGGCTCCGGCAAGTCCACGCTGATGCACTGCCTCGCGGGTCTCGACACGGTGAGCAGCGGTCAGATCCACCTCGCCGACACCGAGATCACCGGGCTCAAGGACAAGAAGCTCACCCAGCTGCGCCGGGACCGGATCGGCTTCATCTTCCAGGCCTTCAACCTGCTCCCGACGCTGAACGCGCTGGAGAACATCACGCTCCCGATGGACATCGCGGGCCGAAAGCCCGACGCGGAGTGGCTGAACCGGGTCGTGGAGACGGTCGGTCTCGCGGGCCGCCTCAAGCACCGCCCGACCCAGCTGTCCGGCGGCCAGCAGCAGCGCGTGGCGGTGGCCCGCGCCCTGGCCGCGCGCCCCGAGATCATCTTCGGCGACGAGCCGACCGGAAACCTGGACTCGCGGGCGGGTGCCGAGGTGCTCGGCTTCCTGCGCCGCTCGGTCGACGAGCTGGGCCAGACCATCGTGATGGTCACCCACGACCCGGTCGCCGCGTCCTACGCGGACCGGGTGCTCTACCTGGCCGACGGCCGGATCGTGGACGAGATGTTCGACCCGACCGCCGAGCTGGTCCTGGACCGCATGAAGGACTTCGACGCGCGCGGGCGGACGTCATGA
- a CDS encoding MDR family MFS transporter produces the protein MGTGEAGTGASTGTGSTGTGTSTDAAGTDGARARPRTAVVAALMLTMGLVALDSTIVATAVPQIVGDLGGFSVFSWLFSGYLLAVTVSLPVYGKLSDTFGRKPVLLFGVALFLVGSLLCAAAWNMAALIAFRIVQGLGGGALQGTVQTLAADLYPLKERPRIQSRMSTVWATSSVAGPAVGGLLAAYADWRWIFLINLPLGGLALWLIVRHLAEPVRARGARGPIDWAGALGVFACGGLLLFALVQGGVAWPWLSAPSLGLLAGSAVLAAVVVRVERRAAEPILPGWVWRRRTIAAVNLAMAALGLLMVAPMVFMPTYAQSVLGLGPIGAGFVMSAMTLSWPISAAFSQHVYRRIGFRDSAVIGMSLAAAVLFSFTLLPAHARPWQPALVMLLLGCALGLFQLPLMIGVQSTVGWAERGTTTASVLFSRQVGQSIGAALLGAVANATIAARLADAPMDGLPAHLDDVSKALAEPGALPAAAADYLRGAVATAVDHIYLGATAAAVAAVLVLLLLAPRRFPVLTEAQDREDREG, from the coding sequence GTGGGTACGGGGGAAGCGGGAACAGGCGCCAGTACGGGCACAGGCAGTACGGGTACGGGTACGAGTACGGACGCGGCCGGGACCGACGGGGCGCGCGCGAGACCCCGTACCGCCGTCGTCGCCGCGCTGATGCTCACGATGGGACTGGTCGCCCTCGACAGCACCATCGTGGCCACCGCCGTCCCGCAGATCGTCGGCGACCTCGGCGGCTTCTCCGTCTTCTCCTGGCTCTTCTCCGGCTACCTGCTCGCCGTCACCGTCTCGCTGCCCGTGTACGGGAAGCTGTCCGACACCTTCGGCCGCAAGCCCGTGCTCCTCTTCGGCGTCGCCCTCTTCCTGGTCGGCTCGCTGCTGTGCGCGGCCGCCTGGAACATGGCCGCCCTGATCGCCTTCCGCATCGTCCAGGGACTGGGCGGCGGAGCCCTCCAGGGCACGGTGCAGACCCTGGCCGCCGACCTGTACCCGCTGAAGGAACGACCGCGGATACAGTCCCGGATGTCCACCGTCTGGGCCACCTCCTCCGTCGCCGGACCCGCGGTCGGCGGGCTGCTCGCCGCCTACGCCGACTGGCGCTGGATCTTCCTGATCAACCTGCCGCTGGGCGGGCTGGCGCTGTGGCTGATCGTCCGGCACCTGGCCGAGCCGGTACGGGCCCGCGGGGCCCGCGGCCCCATCGACTGGGCGGGCGCGCTGGGCGTGTTCGCCTGCGGCGGGCTGCTGCTCTTCGCGCTGGTCCAGGGCGGGGTGGCCTGGCCCTGGCTGTCCGCGCCGTCGCTCGGACTGCTGGCCGGGAGCGCGGTGCTGGCCGCGGTGGTGGTCCGGGTGGAACGCCGGGCCGCGGAACCGATCCTGCCGGGCTGGGTCTGGCGCCGGCGCACCATCGCCGCCGTCAACCTCGCGATGGCCGCGCTGGGCCTGCTGATGGTGGCCCCGATGGTGTTCATGCCGACGTACGCCCAGTCCGTCCTCGGCCTCGGCCCGATCGGCGCCGGGTTCGTCATGTCGGCCATGACCCTGAGCTGGCCGATATCCGCGGCCTTCAGCCAGCACGTCTACCGCCGCATCGGCTTCCGCGACAGCGCCGTCATCGGCATGTCCCTGGCCGCCGCCGTCCTCTTCTCCTTCACCCTGCTCCCCGCGCACGCCCGGCCCTGGCAGCCCGCGCTGGTCATGCTGCTGCTCGGCTGCGCGCTCGGGCTGTTCCAGCTGCCGCTGATGATCGGCGTCCAGTCCACCGTGGGCTGGGCCGAACGCGGCACCACCACCGCCTCCGTCCTCTTCTCCCGGCAGGTCGGCCAGAGCATCGGCGCGGCGCTGCTGGGGGCCGTCGCCAACGCCACCATCGCGGCCCGGCTGGCCGACGCCCCGATGGACGGGCTGCCCGCCCACCTCGACGACGTCTCCAAGGCCCTGGCGGAGCCGGGCGCGCTGCCCGCGGCGGCCGCCGACTACCTGCGGGGCGCGGTGGCCACCGCCGTGGACCACATCTACCTGGGGGCGACGGCGGCCGCGGTGGCGGCCGTACTGGTCCTGCTCCTGCTCGCGCCGCGCCGCTTCCCGGTGCTGACGGAGGCCCAGGACCGGGAGGACCGGGAGGGCTGA
- a CDS encoding CGNR zinc finger domain-containing protein: MTVTFPLLGEPLALDLLNTRSPAFGDLIATPAGLADWLAAQPGRLTPLARVTGDGLTRVHAVREAAHAALEAARRGQRPPAGPLRALNEALAAAPAHRELAWTEGEGLTAPAHRRGADPARRLAAELAEAAAELLTDPRVADVRGCEGAECAMLFLPANARRRWCVAGICGNRARVARYYARHTKGETP, translated from the coding sequence GTGACCGTGACCTTTCCGCTCCTCGGCGAGCCGCTCGCGCTGGACCTGCTCAACACCCGCTCCCCGGCCTTCGGCGACCTGATCGCCACTCCGGCGGGCCTCGCCGACTGGCTGGCCGCGCAGCCCGGCCGGCTGACCCCGCTCGCCCGCGTGACCGGGGACGGGCTGACCCGCGTGCACGCGGTACGGGAGGCCGCGCACGCGGCGCTCGAAGCGGCCCGCCGGGGGCAGCGCCCGCCCGCCGGACCGCTGCGCGCCTTGAACGAGGCCCTGGCCGCCGCCCCGGCCCACCGCGAACTGGCCTGGACGGAGGGCGAGGGGCTCACCGCCCCGGCGCACCGGCGGGGCGCGGACCCCGCCCGGCGGCTCGCGGCGGAGCTGGCCGAGGCGGCGGCGGAGCTGCTGACCGACCCCCGGGTGGCGGACGTACGCGGCTGCGAGGGCGCGGAGTGCGCGATGCTCTTCCTGCCCGCGAACGCCCGGCGGCGCTGGTGCGTGGCGGGGATCTGCGGCAACCGGGCCCGGGTGGCCCGGTATTACGCCCGGCACACCAAGGGTGAGACCCCGTAA